The nucleotide window ATTAATGGATCCAAGACTTTATATTTGGGGCTCATATATTCTAATATTGACATTTATAATTGTCATTATAATTAAGCCCAGATTAATATTAAAGTTAATAAAATATCTTTCATTAACTTACATATCGTCATTACCTATAATCGCTTACATATATTATTTATTCGTTTATCCTTCATTAATAACACAAGCAAGCACAATAAACGCTATAACAGTACCAGCTTATAGGCCAGATACTTATTCTTATATCGCAACGTGGTCTGAGAATTCTTTACTCTTTAACGTCTTTGCTTTCATAAATTCTGAGTGGACTTCTATAGTATATGCTCCACCTTCAATTCTCTTTTATCCTAGAACACAATGGTGGTTCTTTCCGCATTTCGGTAATAATTCCTTAATATTGCTGCCGCCTGGCATAATAACTTATATTTGGTTGGCATCTCTCTACATTTTCTTCATAGTAGCAGCACTAGCATTATTTGATAGAAAAAGAACACTTGCCTCTTCTTTGTTATTCATTCCAATGTTACTCATTATTTCATTATCTGCAGGAACAAACGTTCCTATTAAGGAATTTGTATATTTGCTAGAGATAGATCCTTCAAAACTACCTATTGTTGGAGGAATATTTGCCACAACTTTTGCAATTCCTTATTATGCTGAGGTCATGGCTCTGCCTTTTGCAAGTTATCTTTCCATACTTGGTACCAATTATTTATTAAATAGAATTAATAAGGAGATTCTAAAGAAAATTGCGGTTAGTATAATAATTGTGCTAGCAGTGTTTGCCAGCTGGCAATACTTTAACGGTACTCTATACCCGTCAGAAGTCACCGGATCTTTCCCTGGTAATAGTATATCCTTAGAAGGATATTATTATCCTTTAAATCCTCCACCTCAATGGGTTCACGTAATGAATCTCTTATCAACCTCTAACGCAGGAGTAGCTTACGTGAGAGTGTCCGGAATGTAATTATCTGAACGAATAGATAAACAGAATGATAAATATTAATATTGCCAGAAGGGTGAAACCCGGATAACCGAGAAAAACTTTATAATGGAAAAATATCAAGACGAGAGGATTTACCTATCGCGCATAGCGTTGCCTGATCGCGAGGAGGCGCGTCTCAGAGCTGAACGGCTCTACGTCCTGGAGGAGTCCTCCGTTGGATCGCGAGGAACATCTTGATGTTGTAGATCACTCCCAGGACGTGAAGGAAGACGTCGTTCCTCCAGGTCGTGGTCCCGTAGGGCCTCCAGAACGCGTTCAGGTAGGTGCCGAAGAACTCCACGTGGGCCCTCAGGGTAGTGAAGGGCTTCTCCCGCGCTATGAGCTGTGTCGGGGAGGGAGAGAATCCCCTGTCCGCGATCTTAATCCCCTTGAGCGGTGACTTGAACCTCTTGTCCGAGAAGTTGGCTGGCTTCACCGTGATGGACCTCACGAAGAGGGAGACGGAGATCACGGCCACTGCCTTGAGCCCGTAGTGCGAGACCCCTCTCTTCTTGGTCCACCTTCCCTCGAACCTCCTCTTGGTTCTCCCCAGGGAGAGCAGCTTCCTGGCCCTCTCCAGGTTACCTTCCCTCCTCTCCAGCTCCGCCTTCTCCCGAAAGGTCTCCACGCTCCTCTTCCCAGGAGGTAAGTCCAGTAGGAAGGAGTCCACTAGCCACGCCATGAAGTCCACGAGATGCGCGCTCGCAGGGAGGTAACTGGGTAGGCACTTCTCCTCAAGCTTGAAGGAAATCTCCAACAACTTCTTCCTCACCCCGTACAACCTGCCCACGAAGTCGTGCAGCGTGCTCTTCCCCACCTTCCTCCCCACGAACCAGGCCACGACCACGTTCACGTTGACCATTTTCACCGCGTCCCTATAGGAGCAAGAGTAGAGCACCATGACGATTAACAACTTCAGGTAAACCAGCGCACCCTCGCCCAGAACCCTCTCCAAATCCATGGTGTCCAGCACGGGCTTGATCTCCGTTAACCATTTTTCCCTCCACGGCATATCCTCTATTGGGGGAAGAGGGTAGTACATCAAGTTTGGTATGTGTCTTAATGTTCTTGCCATGGTACTACCCTCTACTCCCATAACTTAAGTGTTACTCCAATTTAATCCAAGATAATGCTAAAAATCAATTTATTCTTGTCAATAAAAATTCAATTTTTTACATTCCGGACACTCTCACGTAGGTGAAGTAGGATTTAGTGAAAAGTGGGCACATTTTCAATTTATATCACATTCTCCTCCTTTAATGCCTGGTTACGCTACAATTTCTCCTCCACCTACTACTAACGTTAACCAAGCTCCTTTGGCTTACGATATAGCAGGGATAAAGTACTTATTCATAGACAATACGTCTTACATCCCATTAAGCAATTCTTTCATTTATTCCTATCTAAACCACTCTGGGCTTAAGGTAGTTTACGCAAATGCCGATGTTTACTTACTTGAACAGCCTAACGCTTCAGTGTTTAGGGAAGCTAAGATGGGCATTTATTTCAATTCATCTAATGAAACAATTTTATTTAAGGCCGAGTGCTTACTCTATCCTCTACTTAACTATACTCCAGCCATAATTACACCAGTAAAAACTAGCAATACTGTGACAATGCTGCTTAATCCATCAATAGTTGATGAGAATAACATAGAAATATTTAATGAGAGTAAAAACGCGACCATCCTTCAAGGGTCTTATATAATAGATCATAACGGAAGCATATCAACTTTTAGTCTATCTGGCGAAGAAAATATTAGCATAAAACCATGGACTATAATTATTCCAAACGATATTAACATTCGCGAGTTTGAATCCATACCCATCAATTTCTCCTTTAACCAATTTATGGCAGAATTTAGCGTTAATAATAACCCCGGATATTTAGTCGAAACTTCATTACCTTTACCTTACGGTGGAATAATAGTGAATAACGGAAAAGCTTTGGGCGTAAACGGCTTTGGGCAATACGTTTTTACGTCAGACGGTAAACTAACGATTTCAATAAAATTAGGTTTTATAACTGATTTACTAATGACTGCTGTAGATATTTTCTTTTACGCATTATTTATATACTTTTTCGTTTACAAGAATATTTTTAAAGGTCTAGGTACTGAGGTTTTTAGGAATGTTATCACTAGGATTAGCAGACTCAAGAGCTATAAGTAAAGCTAACAGTGGTTCGGAAAGGCATGTAAGGGAAGTTATTAAGAGGCTTTCCTTAAGATATAAACTTTACTACTTACCTACTACTCACGCTTTTTTAGACGCAATATCTGAAGATCAGTTAAAAGAGATAAAGAAATTCGCCAAAGTTCCCTCATTTTTTGAATATTTATTGGATAAAAAATTAGGCAAAGTTTCACTATTAAGAGAATTATTTACCTTTTCCCCTTTAGCCAAGGAGCTCGTGAGAGAGTATGAAAGGGAAATAGGTATATTAGATTTCATTTATGTTCCTCATACTTATAGAATTCAATTAATGCCATCTATTCTATTTTCAAAATTAAGCCGAGGAAAGTACGGAATGTTATTAATGACCGATCCTCACAACTCTTTATTAGAAAAGGAGTCCTTTTTTAAATGCGTAAATGTCTGGAGCAAAATATGGTTTTCAAGAAAGAGTGCAATCGAGTTCTGTAGTTTTCAAAGATTACAAAACATAGCATTTTTACTGAAGGCGATAAAGACAAAGCCCAGTTTTATAAGCGTAATGAACAAATGTGCTTTAAATTATACTGGTCTGCCGAAATATTTTAATACAAAAGTTCTATCTCCTCCCCACGCTTTTAACAACCTAGCCTTAAAGTACAGAAATTTTGATAAAGAGGACTACCTAGTATTTCTAGGAAGAATAAATACTGCCAAAGGAGCAAACGAAGCTCTGGAAGTAGGAAAACATGTAAAATTAAAAATGATAGGCTACAAAGAGCAGGAGTTTATAGTAAAGCAAGCAAGAAGCTTTGGAATAGAAGTAATTGAAAACGTTTCTGAAGAAGAAAAATTCGAAATACTCTCAAAGGCAAGGGCTTTAGTTCTACCTTCACACCAAGAATCTTTTTCTGTAACCATACTTGAAGCACTGGCGGTAGGGACTCCAGTAATAACTTATGATTTACCTTCTTTAACCTCTACTTATAATTTTAAGCCAGTATTTTTTGTAAAGGAATTCGACGTTAAAGGTTTAGTAAACACTGCTTTAGAAGTATATAATATGAAAAAGATTGAAGAAATGTTTAATGATGAGAGGTTGGAGGAATTTATTAAAATGCACTCAAGTTGGGATAACGTAAGTAATGCAGTTGATAAATTAATTACTGAAGCTATTCAAGAATGACGAAATTTGTAACTAAATATATACGGATTAAAAAACATCTCATTATTAATTATAGGAAATAGATATATTTTATTACTATCTCTAGTAATGTCACCATAGAGCTATTAAAGGTTAAATACGCAAAAATTTTATACTATTTACTTTCCATTATTTTATAGATTGCTTTCTTCTCCATTTCAGCTGCTTTTTCCCAATTTAGGGTTTTAGCTAATTCCCTACTTTTCTCTCCTATAGACTTCCTTAGCTTCTCATCCTTTAATAGTTTAACAACTTCTTCAGCAAAAGAGCTGATATCAGGGTATGTTACTCTTATTGCAACTGGATATCTTTCACTCCATTTTAAATCCCAAGTAACTACTGGTAAATAAGCTGATAAAGCCTCAGTAACTGCTAAGGCAAAGCCTTCATACAAAGAGGGGAAAACAAAGACTTTAGACTTTGCGAGCAAATCAATTTTCTCTCTTTCAGTAACGAAACCGTAATAAACGGAATTTTTAGGAATTTCGCTCCATCCTTTTCCTATAATACATAGTTTAGCGTCAATTTTCTCATTAACTTTATCCCATATTTGAAATAAATACCTTGATCCTTTCCTCTCGCCGTAGTTCCCTACAAAAATTCCGTCGCATATTTTCTCCTCTGACGTGTAATAATCCTCGACACTAACGCCATTAGTTGAAGTTAAAATAACCTTGTTAGGAAAGAGACTTTTAAGTTCTTCATATACTTCAGGATTATCTAGGCAAATGATTCCCTTACTTCTTGCAATGACAGTACGCAAGAATTTGCTTCCTCTAATCTCTTCAGTAACATGATGAACTACCACAATAAAAGGCTTCCGCGAGAAAAGGGATAATAACCACGTATAATAAACGCTTAATGAATACTCACTATAACTTATTAAGACGTCTACTTTCCTAGCGTATTTAAGGCAATTTAAGAATCCTTTCAAGTAGGTTTTCTTATCAGTACTTGAGGAACTAACTAAGTGAAATTTTGAAAGCAAAGGAGATATTTCTGGATCTACTTGTGGCAAAGTTCTTTCGTCTACACATAAATAAACTTCCTCTCCCATTCTGCTGTAAACTTCTAACGTTCTCCTCATTCCACCAAGGAATTCCTTACCAAACCTCATCGGAGGTGATATTAAAATCCTCATTGGTATTGTTTCTAAGTTACAATATAATAAGAATTCTGTCTTCTTTACGCATATCTTTGCTCATCAATAAGCGTACTTATCTACCGCGGATGACATCTTCTAAAATGACGCATCAGTAATCTCATCTTGTAAATTTATTTTAGTCTTATGTACGTGAAGCTAACGAATTAATTCAGCGCCAACATAATACAACTAATCTAGTTTAAGATCGGTATAAAATAAAATGCATATATAGCTCTTAAAATTGCTTACAAGTCTTTATGGTGTATAAAAGTCAGTTACTGCTAGACACGTTATTTTACATCTATTTGTTGGTTTTCTTTCTATAGAGAATAGAACATTATTAACTTATTTATTTAGTGAGCATTTTATAATTTTTGCAACGTTTTCTGCAACATTATCCCAATTATGAAACTCAATAAACGAGTTAACTCTCTTATCATATATTGCCTCTTGTAAATTTCCGGTTTTAAGTTCATTTTCTACCTCATCAACGAATTTTCTTATATCTCCTTCTTTTACAAACTTTACTGCAGGTATATCTTTGAATACAGAATGCACAGTAGGTATAGAATACGCTATTACTGGAGTCCCTAATGCTAATGACTCTAAAATTGTAATAGAAAATCCGTCGGCTAAAGAAGGATATATAAGAAGTTTAGCTTTAGATACCGTAACGTAAAGTTCTTTCCTATCTAAAAAACCCAAATATTCTACGTCTAACCCATTATCTCTTATGTAGTTAAAGAATAGTCTCTTAAACTTATCATAAATAAACTTCCCTGAAACTTTTGCTCTTACTGATATACCTCTCTTCTTAAGTAAATTGATTATATAGAGAAAGTTTAGAATACCCTTAGGTGGAATTAAAGTAGTCCAGAAGATAACATAGTCCTCCTTCTTAGTAGTCCTATATTGCAATAACTCTTTATCAACTCCATTTCCAGGGTATAGGATGTACTTCTCTGAATTTTTTATTTTCACAGAATCTAGCGTGCCTTTACTTACTGCAGCTATGAAGCTTAAGTATCTCGATTTACTTATGTAATTAGCTTTACTTCTAGTTAGCAAATAAAGTCCTATAGACCTCTTTAGAAAATAGTCTAAGGATTGCAAAAAGAACGGACGTAGAGTATAATATGTGTAAAATATGGATTGAGAAAAGGAGTATAACGGCTCGTGAAGCGTTAAACCTAAAGGTATTCCTACCTTGTTCGAGATGAATATACTCTCTGGAGTAGTATAATCTGGATCGTAAATAAAATCAGAATCTACTTTCTTTACTCTTTCTGCGTATTCATTATACACGGAGAGAGAATAAGGCAAGAATGAAGGTTTCAAATTACTAAATTTCGATAGAAAGCTAATGAAGTCTGGGATTTTTATACCGAGTTTTTTTATATTCTCGATCTCCTCATTTATCCTATCATTATTTATAAAAAAACTTATGGAAGGAATAAATTCTACCTCAAAGTACTTCGTAAGCCTTCTAACAACATTATTAACGTGAACGCTTCCTCCAGAGTAATTTGACCTCAATCCCGAGGTTACTACTGTTATCTTCACAAATGGCTTTATTGTTTATAAAAACTAATAAACTCGATGAGAGTACTATTAATAGCAGGCAAAGATGATTTCAATGAAGACGTGAGTAAAGTCACTGGAATAGGAAGATACGTTAGAGAAGTTTACGAAGGACTAAAAAAGCAAATAGACGTAGAAGCATATCCTCTTTTTGACTACTCTTCAATCTTCTCCTCTATCAATAGTATAATCAAAGGGACTTTTCATGATTACTCTAGTTATGATATAATTCATTTACTTTCACCTAAACCTTTCTTCCCTCTAAGAAAAGGTAAGGCTAAATGGATAACCACAGTCCACGATCTCTTTTTCCTTAAATATAATGAATCAAAGCCTTCACCTTTTATGCAGAAGATCTATCTAAAGAGTATACTAAGCTCAGATGCAATAATCGCTGTGTCTAGTTTAGTTAAAGAAGACGTAGAGAAATTAGGTTATAAAAAGAAGATTTTTGTAATAAATCCAGGAATAGGAGAAGAATTCTTCACATCTCCTAAAAAACCAGAGAAAAAAGATGTGATAAAGATTGGATACATAGGAAGACTTGATAGCGAAAGAAAGGACTTAATTAGGGGGATAGAAGTATTCAGAAAAATAAAGGAAAAGAACGTTATATTCGAGCTTTGGGGGAATTATAATCCTGATAGTGAGATTTTTAAGAGAATAAAAAAAGAAAGCGAAGAAGACCCAAGAATAAGGATCATGGGACCTGCACCAGATGAGAAATTAGTTGAAATCTACGATTCATTTGACGCATTCTTCTTCCCCACAAAGGAGGAAGGCTTCGGATTACCTATCGTTGAGGCGCAAGCGAGAGGAGTTCCGGTAATTGTATTTAAAGACGCTAGGATTCCAGAAGAAGCATGCAATTACTGCATAAGAATAAATGAGGAGTTTCCCCAAATAGATTACATTAAATCTTTTAAAGAAAAATATAATGATGCGCTAAGAAAATACGCCAGTAAATTCTCTTTGGGAATCTCCGTTAAAAATATATTGAACTCTTATGGTAGTATAATGCTAGAATTATAATGATTGTTACTAAAAATTTATCTCTTAATAGTTATCTATCGTAAAGGCACAAATTATAAAATTTTAATACTCAAACAAAAATATATGGAGATAATTAGTGAAAAGCCAGTAAATGTACGTATTGGCAAGCACGTTATCATGCTACCCTTATCAGCTATAAGAGAATTCTTGCTATATGCAGGAAAAATAAGGTAAATAAACTGTACATAGATAACGATGAAAAATTTATAGTGATAAATTCTGACAAAATATCTATAAATGAAATATGAGGAATTGGAGCTTATATCGAAGGCTGGAAATACGAAAATGACCTCTGGGCTTATAATGATGTTAAATTTCCTGAAATTAAATCTGTTTTCATTATGTAAGGAGAGATTTGCCCTTGTTAAAAGAATTATCTCTTAATGAGTAAAATTAGCTAAATATTGCTGAAGATAAGAAATCTTTTTATTTATATACAATAAGCTATCTCATCATGACTAATATGTTAAAGATCAGAGCTCCAAATATTTTTATGAAAGATTACGTAGGTGGGGCTGAATATGTTACGCTTAACTGGTTAAAAAGGTTCAAAAAGATAGAGTATGAAATTGTACCGGACGTAGATTTGGTCTATCTAGATTTATGCATGAATAAAAAAGTTCAAAAAGATAATATCTTAGAAATTATTGATAAATTAAAGTTACATGTAGATAATGTAGTATTAGATTACTATCTGGATTGCAAATTGCATAATAATACTGATATATTTAAAAAAATACTAGACAATGAAATTATACTGGACATGAAGATTGGTACAAACGTTAATATATCTCAATTCTTTAATAAACATATTTTAGAATTTATAAATGGTAGACCGGTAGGATATGATTTTTTATATTATTCATTAAAATATTCTAAGAAATATATTGGTATACTTCAACATCTTGGCGATATACCCATAAGTTTAAAATTCTATATTTATCACTTTAAAGAATTACTAAATTATCTTGAAAGCCTCGCAGAGTTGATGTACTTATTAGCTAGCGTTATAAGGGAAAAAACATGGG belongs to Saccharolobus solfataricus and includes:
- a CDS encoding IS5-like element ISC1234 family transposase gives rise to the protein MGVEGSTMARTLRHIPNLMYYPLPPIEDMPWREKWLTEIKPVLDTMDLERVLGEGALVYLKLLIVMVLYSCSYRDAVKMVNVNVVVAWFVGRKVGKSTLHDFVGRLYGVRKKLLEISFKLEEKCLPSYLPASAHLVDFMAWLVDSFLLDLPPGKRSVETFREKAELERREGNLERARKLLSLGRTKRRFEGRWTKKRGVSHYGLKAVAVISVSLFVRSITVKPANFSDKRFKSPLKGIKIADRGFSPSPTQLIAREKPFTTLRAHVEFFGTYLNAFWRPYGTTTWRNDVFLHVLGVIYNIKMFLAIQRRTPPGRRAVQL
- a CDS encoding glycosyltransferase is translated as MLSLGLADSRAISKANSGSERHVREVIKRLSLRYKLYYLPTTHAFLDAISEDQLKEIKKFAKVPSFFEYLLDKKLGKVSLLRELFTFSPLAKELVREYEREIGILDFIYVPHTYRIQLMPSILFSKLSRGKYGMLLMTDPHNSLLEKESFFKCVNVWSKIWFSRKSAIEFCSFQRLQNIAFLLKAIKTKPSFISVMNKCALNYTGLPKYFNTKVLSPPHAFNNLALKYRNFDKEDYLVFLGRINTAKGANEALEVGKHVKLKMIGYKEQEFIVKQARSFGIEVIENVSEEEKFEILSKARALVLPSHQESFSVTILEALAVGTPVITYDLPSLTSTYNFKPVFFVKEFDVKGLVNTALEVYNMKKIEEMFNDERLEEFIKMHSSWDNVSNAVDKLITEAIQE
- a CDS encoding glycosyltransferase family 4 protein, translated to MRILISPPMRFGKEFLGGMRRTLEVYSRMGEEVYLCVDERTLPQVDPEISPLLSKFHLVSSSSTDKKTYLKGFLNCLKYARKVDVLISYSEYSLSVYYTWLLSLFSRKPFIVVVHHVTEEIRGSKFLRTVIARSKGIICLDNPEVYEELKSLFPNKVILTSTNGVSVEDYYTSEEKICDGIFVGNYGERKGSRYLFQIWDKVNEKIDAKLCIIGKGWSEIPKNSVYYGFVTEREKIDLLAKSKVFVFPSLYEGFALAVTEALSAYLPVVTWDLKWSERYPVAIRVTYPDISSFAEEVVKLLKDEKLRKSIGEKSRELAKTLNWEKAAEMEKKAIYKIMESK
- a CDS encoding glycosyltransferase family 4 protein is translated as MKITVVTSGLRSNYSGGSVHVNNVVRRLTKYFEVEFIPSISFFINNDRINEEIENIKKLGIKIPDFISFLSKFSNLKPSFLPYSLSVYNEYAERVKKVDSDFIYDPDYTTPESIFISNKVGIPLGLTLHEPLYSFSQSIFYTYYTLRPFFLQSLDYFLKRSIGLYLLTRSKANYISKSRYLSFIAAVSKGTLDSVKIKNSEKYILYPGNGVDKELLQYRTTKKEDYVIFWTTLIPPKGILNFLYIINLLKKRGISVRAKVSGKFIYDKFKRLFFNYIRDNGLDVEYLGFLDRKELYVTVSKAKLLIYPSLADGFSITILESLALGTPVIAYSIPTVHSVFKDIPAVKFVKEGDIRKFVDEVENELKTGNLQEAIYDKRVNSFIEFHNWDNVAENVAKIIKCSLNK
- a CDS encoding glycosyltransferase; translated protein: MRVLLIAGKDDFNEDVSKVTGIGRYVREVYEGLKKQIDVEAYPLFDYSSIFSSINSIIKGTFHDYSSYDIIHLLSPKPFFPLRKGKAKWITTVHDLFFLKYNESKPSPFMQKIYLKSILSSDAIIAVSSLVKEDVEKLGYKKKIFVINPGIGEEFFTSPKKPEKKDVIKIGYIGRLDSERKDLIRGIEVFRKIKEKNVIFELWGNYNPDSEIFKRIKKESEEDPRIRIMGPAPDEKLVEIYDSFDAFFFPTKEEGFGLPIVEAQARGVPVIVFKDARIPEEACNYCIRINEEFPQIDYIKSFKEKYNDALRKYASKFSLGISVKNILNSYGSIMLEL